The following proteins are encoded in a genomic region of Methanoculleus bourgensis MS2:
- a CDS encoding MGH1-like glycoside hydrolase domain-containing protein — protein sequence MSSANTVAATEEGERLREVYEQDVPWRRWGPYLSERQWGTVREDYSDDGDAWAHFPHDHARSRTYLWGEDGLAGLSDDSQRLCFALSLWNGADPFLKERLFGLTNAEGNHGEDVKEYYYYLDNTPTHSYMKYLYKYPQAAFPYDDLVETNKRRTRDEPEYELIDTGIFDDDRYFDVFMEYAKDSPENILIQITVWNRGPGEATLHLLPTLWFRNTWWLEKGTRRPFLKQVEGPPGTSVIQASHPDLGVRYLYCEGAPELLFTENETNTERIQGIPNTSPYVKDGVNDYVVSHKTAAVNPARTGTKSSAYIPLTIPGGESWVIRLRLSETPPSGPGATGEDTHFGSRFEEILSNRKKEADAFYDNITPPSVSPDAANVMRQALAGMLWTKQYYFYDLDRWLRQHGSNMALGSRCPVRNSQWFHMYNADVISMPDKWEYPWYAAWDLAFHLGAITMIDPGFAKQQLELILHERYLHPNGQIPAYEWNFSDVNPPVHAWAALFIYHVEQEVFGVADVRFLEKVFQKLLMNFTWWVNRKDRYGQNVFEGGFLGLDNIGVFDRSATIPSGGYLEQSDGTAWMALYCQNMLEIAANLAIHDPVYEELAIKFYEHFLWIASAMNRMGENQEGMWDEWDGFFYDLLHLPDGSATRLKVRTLVGLLSLCSSTVFSVEMLKELPVFLERARSFTQNHPLLTANITSPGRPGFQGRRLLSLVNEERLRRILSRMLDENEFLSDYGIRSISRAHAEDPYTFILDGQEFRVEYQPAESNSNMFGGNSNWRGPIWFPMNIVIIRSLLNLYSFYGNSFTIECPTGSDKWMNLYEVSEEIKNRLERIFLCDENGRRPVFGTASKFQEDPHWRDYILFYEYFHGDNGAGLGASHQTGWTGLIARLIQAYAYMTPEQLLKPRGRQFSYRRSAAAPKAEEAR from the coding sequence ATGTCATCAGCAAATACTGTCGCCGCGACAGAGGAGGGAGAGCGACTTCGGGAGGTCTATGAGCAGGATGTGCCCTGGCGCAGGTGGGGCCCCTACCTGAGCGAGCGGCAGTGGGGGACGGTAAGAGAGGATTACAGCGATGATGGTGACGCCTGGGCGCATTTCCCCCATGACCATGCACGCTCCCGCACCTATTTGTGGGGGGAGGACGGACTCGCAGGTCTCTCAGACGACTCCCAGCGGCTCTGTTTTGCCTTGAGCCTCTGGAACGGTGCCGACCCGTTCCTAAAAGAGCGGCTCTTTGGCCTTACGAACGCCGAAGGGAACCACGGCGAGGACGTAAAGGAGTATTACTACTACCTGGACAATACCCCGACGCACTCCTACATGAAATACCTCTACAAGTATCCGCAGGCGGCGTTCCCGTACGACGACCTCGTAGAGACGAACAAGAGACGCACCAGGGACGAACCGGAGTATGAACTCATCGATACCGGAATATTCGACGACGACCGCTACTTCGATGTCTTTATGGAGTACGCGAAGGACTCCCCCGAGAATATCCTGATCCAGATCACGGTATGGAACCGGGGACCGGGTGAGGCTACTCTGCACCTCCTGCCGACGCTCTGGTTCCGCAATACCTGGTGGCTCGAGAAGGGCACCAGAAGACCGTTCCTGAAACAGGTGGAAGGCCCTCCCGGCACGAGCGTGATTCAGGCCAGCCACCCGGACCTTGGCGTTCGGTACCTCTACTGTGAGGGTGCTCCCGAGCTGCTCTTCACCGAGAACGAGACAAACACGGAACGCATCCAGGGCATCCCGAACACCAGCCCCTACGTCAAGGACGGCGTCAATGACTACGTTGTTTCCCACAAGACTGCGGCGGTGAACCCCGCCCGGACCGGGACGAAATCCTCGGCCTACATCCCGTTGACCATTCCCGGCGGGGAGAGCTGGGTGATACGGCTGCGGTTGAGCGAGACCCCCCCTTCTGGACCTGGTGCAACCGGGGAGGACACTCATTTCGGGAGTCGGTTTGAGGAGATCCTGAGTAACCGGAAGAAGGAAGCGGATGCGTTCTACGATAACATCACCCCTCCGTCGGTCAGTCCTGATGCGGCGAACGTGATGCGCCAGGCGCTTGCCGGTATGCTCTGGACGAAGCAGTACTATTTCTACGACCTGGACCGCTGGCTCCGTCAGCACGGGTCCAACATGGCTCTCGGTAGCAGATGCCCAGTCCGCAATAGCCAGTGGTTCCACATGTACAATGCAGACGTCATATCGATGCCGGACAAGTGGGAATACCCCTGGTATGCCGCCTGGGACCTCGCATTCCATCTGGGCGCTATCACGATGATCGATCCGGGTTTCGCCAAACAGCAGTTAGAGTTGATATTGCACGAACGCTACCTCCACCCCAACGGCCAGATACCGGCCTACGAGTGGAACTTCAGCGATGTCAACCCCCCGGTGCATGCCTGGGCAGCCCTGTTCATCTATCATGTCGAGCAGGAGGTCTTCGGTGTCGCGGATGTCCGGTTCCTCGAGAAGGTATTCCAGAAACTTCTGATGAACTTCACCTGGTGGGTGAACCGCAAGGACCGCTACGGCCAGAACGTCTTTGAGGGAGGGTTCCTGGGGCTCGATAACATCGGCGTCTTCGACCGCAGCGCGACGATCCCGTCGGGAGGATATCTTGAACAATCCGACGGAACCGCATGGATGGCGCTCTACTGCCAGAACATGCTGGAGATCGCTGCCAATCTTGCGATTCATGATCCTGTCTACGAGGAACTCGCCATCAAGTTCTACGAGCACTTCCTCTGGATCGCATCTGCGATGAACCGCATGGGCGAGAATCAGGAGGGGATGTGGGATGAGTGGGACGGGTTCTTCTATGACCTCCTGCACCTGCCGGACGGAAGCGCGACCCGCCTGAAGGTGCGGACCCTCGTGGGGCTCCTCTCTCTCTGCTCGAGCACCGTCTTCTCGGTGGAGATGCTCAAAGAACTGCCGGTTTTCCTCGAACGCGCACGTTCGTTCACCCAGAATCATCCGCTTCTCACCGCCAACATCACATCGCCCGGCCGGCCCGGGTTCCAGGGTCGCCGCCTCCTCTCCCTGGTGAATGAAGAGAGGCTGCGCCGGATTCTCTCAAGAATGCTGGATGAAAACGAGTTCTTGAGCGACTACGGTATCCGCTCCATCTCCCGTGCCCATGCCGAGGACCCGTACACCTTCATCCTGGACGGGCAGGAGTTCCGGGTCGAATACCAGCCGGCGGAGTCCAATTCAAATATGTTCGGCGGGAACTCAAACTGGCGGGGCCCCATCTGGTTCCCGATGAACATCGTGATCATCAGGAGCCTGCTCAACCTCTATTCGTTCTACGGGAACAGTTTTACCATCGAGTGCCCCACCGGCTCGGACAAGTGGATGAACCTCTATGAGGTGAGCGAGGAGATCAAGAACCGCCTCGAACGTATCTTCCTCTGCGATGAGAACGGTCGGCGCCCGGTCTTCGGGACCGCGTCGAAGTTCCAGGAGGACCCGCACTGGCGCGACTACATCCTCTTCTACGAGTACTTCCACGGCGACAACGGCGCAGGGCTGGGCGCGAGCCACCAGACCGGGTGGACCGGACTCATCGCCCGGCTTATCCAGGCGTATGCATATATGACGCCGGAGCAGCTCCTGAAACCGAGAGGAAGGCAGTTCAGTTACCGGAGAAGTGCGGCTGCTCC